DNA from Coffea arabica cultivar ET-39 chromosome 10c, Coffea Arabica ET-39 HiFi, whole genome shotgun sequence:
tgttttctaatcTTTCAGTAGATTCTTGGATACTTTCCTTGACTTATTTTTTGTAGATTAATTCTCTCAGTTCCCTATTAAGAATCTCAGAATTTTCGTCCACAGACTCACACATTCATTCCCTTTAATTGCCTCTGGTCAACTCTCTCTTTCTCATTCCATGCACATACTCAGACCATCACACACAAACACGCACAACCTGCACAGTAAATTCTGGattgtttttaaataatttagaTGGGTGTTTTCTAGGGTGTTCTTTAGAatacttttactgtagatttttttttaaaatgtttggATGGGATTTTGGACTGTTTTTGGGTACTTTTCAACAACATACTACGTTTATCCAAGTggagcctttgaaatttgttttCTCTGCCATAAAGCACCCCTTGCTGCCTTTATTGCCAGGGAAACCCTTAGCAGGCACCAGTGCCTTAATGACTAAACAAAAGAATGCTCTTCTCCAATTGTAGCAGCTTCAGATTTTTTTGCTCTCACTGTCCCTCTTCTATGCTGCACTCTCTTCCCAAACACATCATCAAACGCCGCATGCTTTCTCTATCATCAGCAAGTAATGAAATCCCTTGATGTTTGGTACATCATGGATTTGTATGTATTCAATTACTTGTATcctgaaatttcttttttctttgggaCAGACATGGAGGCAGAATCAGCTAGTGTGTTGGTGCTTTGTGGGAAATCCAATGCAGAGAACGAATTTGCTCTATCATTGAAGAGTAATAATGTTTTGAGATTTCTGGATAGCAATCCTGTTTCAATTTGTCTGCATTCAGAGATTAGGAATCTGCATTGCGATTCTGAAGGATTCCAGGTTGATCATTATATGGATGTTCTCTCTACTTCACAATTTGGAAGATTCTTAATGTACTCTCCAAGATTAGGCTCCACACACGATGTAGTTTCGCAGTAAGCTTTGCTCGTTTGTTTCTTTGTTACAAGTTCTTTAAAGTAATTGATTGTCAATCAAAAAGCATTGGAAAGTGATAGTGCTTCATTTTCTATACAGTTAAACTGAAGTCGTATTAATTGGAAATTGTTTAATCTGTGCACTAGCTTTCCAaatttatgttttaaaatttcaaaatgttGTGGCCCAGGTGCGCTTTTCCTGGataaataaaaaagtttaaaagaaaaaggtatCGTAACTGGAATTTGGCAGAAGATGGAAAGGTTGAAAGCTTTGaggttgctggaaatttttaaATTGAATTCTTAAagttctgatttgaatcatcatGCTAAAATTTGAACTTATGCATACAGGATTTTAAATTGATAAAAGTTGGTTGTAAGTTACTGATGTTCTTATATTTACTTTGGCAGCAATTTTGGTGAGCTGCCAATTGGTGCAGTCTGTGTTGCAGATGTGCAGACCAAAGGGAGAGGTACCACTATGTTTAGAATATTGGGTTCTATGCCATGTTGATTTGGGCTCTACTTTACATTTTATTTATACTCCTTATGCCtttgagctcatgtggtaacaTAAAGGTCGGTCTAAAAACGTGTGGGAATCTCCAAAAGGATgcctattattttccttcaCTATACAAATGGAGGATGGCAGAGTGGTGCCATTAGTGCAGTATGTGGTTAGTCTTGCTGTGACTGAGGCAGTTAAAGATATTTGCCAGAAAAAGGTAAGCACAATTAGTGAACATGTTTTCATCTGTCTTACATTTAGTTAATAAATGATGAATTACTGGTTTATTTGGTAAAACTTATGGCCATGATTAGATGAGTTGTGGATTTGGTTCCATGGTATTTTCTGGTCTAGTGCTGTCAAAATTAATTTATGAGCAGTACCATCACTATAATATAGTAGATGACAACAATAAACGAGAAAATTGATGATAAGGACAGTGATAATACTTTGTTTCTCTTGATAATTATTGTTTCAGTAGGTTGGAAGCTTTCAAAagtatcttttttgtctttgtAAAGCacgattttcccttttttttcttagaAGTTCATACATTGTGACCatatcttttgtttttcttggccCAATACTAATGAAGATATCATTTGATGTCTGATTTGTATTCGAtttttcatattcttttttCGTCTTACTTGGGTGAAAAGTTGCAGCATGGACAATTTTGTAATTCTAAGAACTGTTGAATGTGTTTATTGGGGTTACGATAGGAGCTGTAATATAATGTACTACTGTTTCCTGTGGGATGTAAGACAGTATGATAGAAGATGTTCCTGTCTTTTTACTTCTTCCATCTGCTTGATATGGTTGGGATCTATTCTCCAGTAGTTCATGCGCTCTGAAATCTGATAGTTCATGTTTCATCATCAATGAAGTATGTTAAGCAGGAGATAAGTTCGACAACTATTAATTAGGGATGAATTGAAGCAATTGGCACTCCTCGTAAGTACAGATACTAATATGTAAATAGATGTCTTAGATCAGCTTATAATCCTGAAttgctaaaactaaaaaaatttctgGATAAATGCAAGATAAGTGTGCTTTGAATTTTCATGGTGTTATCTTCTAGATTATTTTAGTTTTCTAAATCTTCTACCACTGCTATTTGAATTGCTAGCCGATGTATAGGCTAGAATATTTTGTAATGGAACACTTACTGGGAAAAGCTTATGTACTTGCCAGACTTGAGCTGGAAGTTAAATTTGGATGTATGTTAAGTAGATGCTCAGTATATTTTTCTTGAAAGTGGACAATGTATGTTTCTCGTGAAAGGTAATCTAGATTTTTCTGCTGATTTATATTATCTTACGGAAGGATAGAGTAATAATGATATCCCTTTCTGCTTCAGTTACCATAATGATTTCCTTTCTGAAATCCAGAATATCTATTGCTGGGCTATAATCTAAATTCGTTCTGCTTCTCTATGGAACAGTGGAGTGATAAGAATTTCCAGCTGTGGTTCAGTCTGAAAATTGTGACTTGACTTCCCCTTTCTGATTATTTACCGTTGAAAAGAGTGGTTGTACTGCAGTTTCATACTTAATTTGGGttggattagggttttgagaaGGGTGACTGCATAGCTGATGAAAATAGGATTCGTTTCTGTCCTGCTTGATCTTTCCAATGCAtggaataaaaattaaatttgcagCAACATATTGTTTAGTAGGTTCTGTTGCTACTGTATCTGTAAAACAACATCATCATTGTTTCACTATTTTAATGAATACTTAATATTTGTCTTGATATGATATGATCTCTTTCAGGGCATACAACATCTTGATGTTAAAATAAAGTGGCCAAATGACTTGTATTTAGATGGCCTTAAAGTTGGAGGCATTTTGTGCACATCAACTTATAAGTCAAACAAGTTTAATGTCAGTGCTGGTAAACAGTCTTATCCTTTTCATTGTATCCAATTCAACTAGCAGTTTTCTGCCATCTGCTCAAGCAAACCTAATGAAGCTGAAAATTTTATATAAGCTTTCTATCATGACATTTTACAATGGCCATGTCCTAAGATTTCAAACATGGTATCTGGTATGATTGCATCATTGCATCTGGCATTGGAGGTTACTTAATGAATTTAGACTAGaattaatttcatttgcttttttatttttatttttgcaggAATAGGCTTGAATGTCAGCAACGAGAAACCAACTACTTGTTTGAATGCAACTCTACAAAAATGGACTCCTGTTGCTCATGAACTACAACGAGAAGACATAATGGCAGCCTTCTTCAATAAATTTGAGGATCTCTACACTGTTTTCATGGGCCAAGGTGGATAATTTTTCTTGTAGTGTTTTAGGTCATATGACCATCTAGACAATTCTCAGTGTTCATCCCACCTTTGGTTCTCTTTGTCCTTTCCATTTTCCTGCTCTTGTGCTTAGCAGGTTAATTGCAAAGGTATGCAAGATAGTTATTCATGATAGAATGACTACATTTCCTGCTCCTTAGTATTGTCAACTTTTTGGCAGCGTGGAGGCTTCAAATATGCTAGACCTATTGCTGTACTTGTaaaaatttttgtgaaatgGGGCTAATGTTCAATTGCAGGAATAACATTTTGGAAAAAACTCCTTCAAGCATTAAAATGCACATCCTCAATCCTAATGGATTAACcatgtttctcttttttccagTGCTGTGAAAAATGGACTGCAGTTCTATTTACATATCTGTGTGATTGCATACATGAAAACATAACTATAAAATAGGTGAGAAGATTTTTGTCTATTGGGGTAAAATTGTTAGTATGAATTGCAAATTGTTGGTTAATTTGCATACTCCTGGTTGTTTTTAGTTCAAAACAGGATTGACTGTATGGGAGTTCCACATGACGATATAACTTGCATGAGATTTACGTCTTTTACCTCATTTTATGCAGGATTCCAATCTCTTGAGCCGCTGTACTATAAAACGTGGTTGCACAGGTGAAAGTACCTTCATCATAACACACTACATGTAGATGGTGTTTTTTCCTTGCACACTAGGGTTAATGGTACCCTTTAGAAGTTTGATATGTTGATAACTTTTCTTTGAAAGTTGAATGTTGCCTGGAAGTCTATCCCATTTTGTCCAATGCAGCTCTGTGAAGTGCTTTTGTGAAGATGTTATTTTTGTACTTcatttattatattgttatggACAAATTTCCTTCATTGCAAAATGCATGGGTTGTGGTTCCAAAGCAGCGTTTTTCAGGTATGGAGGGAAGGGAGGATGTCCAAAATAAAAGGCTTTACTTGCTTTTCTAATTTTGACGGAAAATGTTTCCAAGTTTTGTGGGCAATATGccattttttgtatttatcgTATGCATGCTATTTACGGATATATGTTTGACAACTTAGTTTTCGTGCACCATATACAGGTAGAAAATGAGAGGTAGAATCTGATATACTGTTAAACTCTTGTTTCTATTATGCTGCTTCTGTGCAGTGGGCAAAGAGTTATAGTACAGgacaaaaatgataatcaggACCAAGTTGTGGAAAACGTTGTCACAATTCAGGTTAGCTTCTATAATCAATCATTGATATGAGTGTTTAAGTATACATGATGAGCCTAGAAATATCTAATCTATTTCTTGAATCTGACCAAAAATCTGTTAAGCTCTTGgtttttttccttgatttttatATAGTTTTTTGATGAATAATTCATTGAAGTCTTCGGAAATCTAAGTTACAATTTTCTAGCCTAAATAGTGAATACAAGAAAAGCTTTTCACAGGCAACCGGGCCTGAAATTGATAGAATGTGAATAATAAGTATGTTCTAAGATTTGCTGATTTGAATTTGCATAGAGATTCAACCTGGGGAAAGTGGTTTACGGACAAATTATGGTGCTGGTGGGCAATAATATCCGGCTGACATCCTTGAAAATGGGCAGTTATGGGCCTTCAATTGTTCATGAAGATCGTAAATCGGCAAGAATAGTGCATTAAGATTGTTTATGGACCTTCAACTTGGAATCTTTCCAAGATTCTGATGCATTACAACTTATATTTTAAAGGTAGGTGATCAAAAACTACCATGTATTAAAACTATAGACTAAGTGCAAAGCAGTAGCATTTTCAATCATAGGataaaaatcaataaataaataaataaagatgaAAAAAAGTTCTGGTTCATGGATTGGATTGAAAATTGTTCTTTTATAATAGTTCCCTCTTGAAAGTTAGCCTTCAGTATGAGAACATTGAAGGTTTTGACACCTTAAACCTGATTTAGACTGCATCATAACCTCAAATAAATTTTGCCAAGAAAAAAGTCTTATCTCTATCATTTCCGTCGGATACTCTTGCTGGattttggattgcatttttagtGATATATTAAAAAAACTGTGTTAGGGGTAAGAGGACAGATGGAGGTTTTCCAATAGCCTTCTATATTCCTCATTGCCACTTGATGACAATACTAACATGCATTTTTTGGCTTTAGTTGCATGCTGTTGCGGTGAAATGCATCGTTGTTCTCTCTTGGCTGTCAGTAGGGAGTAGAATCGTATACAGTTGTGTTTCATgacatttttcttcaattctgtTCTTGAATCACTAAAAATGAGAATAGTGATTCACATACGTATAAGCCTACTTGGTGGATACATATGAGAATTACATGGACAAAGTGTGATTAATGGTAGGGAAGCAATGGGAACTGGAGTGATGATACCCTTTATGACTTTGCTGCTCAGTGCCTTGATGTTGTATAGGATATTGTGTTGGCAGGTTCAAGCTTTACTACTTTTGCTTTGTGTCGTCAAATATGAGTATCTAATTTACATTATATATCAGAAAGAGTGGTTGTCATGCTATCCTCTCTCACCAAGTTCATTAGTACTATTTTCTGATTTGAAATGATGTCTCATTGTAAATGATCAGAATTGCAGagtacttttttgtttttcaggGTTTGACATCATCTGGATATTTGTTAGCTATTTCTGAAGATGGTCAAACATGCGAGCTTCACCCTGATGGCAATAGGTGTTGTATAGTTTCTATAGCCTGATCAATACTCTATTAAATTTTCTATCATTTGCTCCTGAATTTTCTTTGCAAACTTAGAATGAAATCCTTTATCAATCACATATGCATTGTATCATCTTTTCCTAAGAATATACTAAATTGAGGTACAGTCACGtataataaaatatgtaaaataaaatacaCAGGCGGTCATCAACaagatggaaaaaaaattggtgaTTTTTTATGGATATAGAATACAAACTTTATCCAGATACAAACTTTATCAGATCATGCCCATTTGAAACAGAATGCTTGAGTTACCAATCACATATGCATTGTATCATCTTTTCCTAAGAATATACTAAATTGAGGTACAGTCACGtataataaaatatgtaaaataaaatacaCAGGCGGTCATCAACaagatggaaaaaaaattggtgaTTTTTTATGGATATAGCATACAAACTTTATCCAGATACAAACTTTATCAGATCATGCCCATTTGAAACAGAATGCTTGAGTTACCAATCACTGATTTCTATTTGCATAAAGATGTTCATGCTTAAAGTTAAGTTTTTTGGTCTAGTTAAAGCAAATATCCACATGTCTGGAAATTGGTATGAAGATACCATTTTTCATCTTTCTTCTATGTGATTAAAATGACAGCAGTTCAACTTCGGTCTACTAATACAGGTGAAACCAGTTTTTGATGAGTTACCATCCTGGATAGAGAGGATTTAACTAACCCTTGAGGTTTATCAAACTGGAAATACTAACCCTTGAGGTTTATCAAAACTAGATGATTGAGGACCATTAGGTCTTCATGTACCACTATTAAATCACATTCCATCAAGGTAGGTCCTTGTCTGGCAGGTGCTAGACATGGGGAACCCATCTTACTTatttggtggaatgtgattgctGTTGGTGTACCATGTGGCGTACCTTACTATTTGATATTTTTCTGTCATGTGACCAActgtttctttctcttttggtgGTTGAATGGTAAGGAATGCTGTAGAGAAAGTATCGTCTCTACTTCCAATATGATTGGCATAATGCTGTTCCTAGAAATCTGTATAAATCTGCTCCAGACCTGAGGGAAATTTTATGGCAGGTGGTTATGTTGAGCTCGGCATATCAGGAATTGACAGAAGAGGAACAGTATATTAAAAGTAGCAAGATTTTCTGGTGGATTTGCCCAAGTagggtgtatatatatatatatatatatatatatatgaacatTTGATGAAATCATTCTTAGTACAcagaaaatgtgaattgaacgTTTTACTGAACCGGTAATATTTATGAAGATTTCACAGACTAGGATGAAGAATAGTCTGCACAATTGTCCTAAGATCTATAATTGGACTGGCAAATGCTTTAAATCTTAAAGCTTTACCATAGTTTTAACTAAGTATTCTCAACATTGCTAGGATTTTTTGCAACTAGAATTTCAAGACATATGCTCTGACTGTTTAAATAAGTTGCCATTCAATGACAAAGGCTTGTTGATGGTTGTTGCCTGTGTtcctattttgtttcttttggtgtAGATCTTTAGCCTAAATAATCTATTCACAACTTTGTTTACTGTGTCTTGAGCTACTTGGAGCTTTCTTTAGTATGAGTAATCTGCTTAGATCTTACATTATTTTGGGGATTTTCAGGTCAAATACTATGGTCAATTCTACGCTACATCTAAAAGTGCCTTGTAGTGTTTCTTACTTATTGGATTTACCTATTATACCCTTGATTGGTGAATAAAATAACTCGTAATGTTGGACAAAGATGTCAATTAGCTATGTAGATAGTCAATATCTCCTTATTCtctctaaaaaaaaataaagattgcCAAGCTTTTATGTAGTTGAGCACATGGAAGTGCAGCAGCATCTTTAAAGATATTTCTATGTTCAACACATCTAAAACATTTTCGGTTCATATTAGATAGGTAAATACAAGTATGTGCTAAACTTAAACATATCGTGCAAGGCATGTGCTTTTTCTAGCATACAAAAGTAGATCTTGCTATTAAAATGTGTTTGGTAAACCATTTTCTTGATTTAAATAAAATGCATTACAAAATATTGTTAGCTGTCTCTCGATTCTCCTTCAAGGTTGTGAATATACTTGGGGAAGTCATTAATCAACAATGATGAACCACCAGCCCAACCACTAAGCCATTTAAGGCTTGGAGTggtttcctaaaaaattcagACGGATGCACCTGTCTGGTCCGGTGGTGGTGCAGTCCGCACAGGCTCCCCTAGACCTAGTTGGGTCTCTCCGTTAGATTAGGATTGTGTAGGATGTACTATAGATAAAGTaacaattgacaaaaaaataataataataatcaacaAGGGTGACAGTTAGTCAAAATCTTATCTTTGATTCCCTTCTTCCTTCTCTCTAGAAAGGGTTGGAGGGCATCGTAATAAAACTAATTACTACGATATCGTGTGATCATTCTTGCTACCTGCAATTCTTGGGGCATGTGAAGGGCAGTGCCCTTTACCTATTAGCACATGACTTTCTTTGTATCTGGGCTTAACCAGTTTATTTTGTTGCTTCTGCTGCAGTCTGGACTTCTTCAAGGGACTTATCAGAAGAAAACTTGCATGAAGAAGATAGGTTAATGCTTTTGCTGGTGGAAAAGAATCATTTCCTAATGATATACACATGTAGTTAATTAATAATTATCCTGTGTCTCTTTACTCATGAGATGGACATATTGATACTTAGCCAATTAATTGGTTCTTGTTTGTTAAGTACTTTCTGGATGTGATATGGTCAAtctttatctcttttttttttcttttttaattttgggaAAAATGATATGGTCAAacttaattatttttcaaagaataattatttttcacttcttTGAATTCTTGTTTAGACTTTAGATGCATGACTTCTGTGGGACTTTTAAGAGAGGCGAGCAACAGTGTTATACTCTTGGTTATCTCTCAGAATATACTAATTCACAAAGCGCCATGATTTAGTCCAATTAtcaattatatgcacatatttGGTGCCTTTATTGCCAGGGGCGTAGTCCCTATATTATCATACATGAATTTTTCCTCTCCCTTTCGGCTTTTGGGTTTAATGTTTCCCAAAATTGGTCAAGATCTcctggactttttttttttttttaaagttttggtTATGGCTGCAAATATAAATACGAAAGCATCAGAATGGCTAGAAGAATAAATGATTTTCATCAACTAATGGTGGGGAAATTAAGATGGGCAGTGGTGCTAAAgtgaataataaaataaagagtGTATCCAAATTGTGAATCACAAAGGTTTGAATGGATGCTTAAGAAAGTAAGCTGAAAATGTGTCAACTTTAACCCCTGATAACTAACTACCCGATTGGCATACGCTACGGAATAGCAATAGCAATAGCCATAAAAAATTCTTCAATGGCAATGAGTATTGCCAAAACCTAGGTTTGTTTGggttgtaagttatttgagatatttttactgtagtaatttttgtaatgtgatgtatgtgagataaaaagataattgagaagataaaaagatgtattggaaattgtaatgataatgtaagtaaatatatttgaaaaaataattagcTGTCTAATCAGAAGGAAtgggttttcaattttttttaaatattttttttccattttcccttcttcttcctAAGTTCCAATGCTAAGCCCTAACCACCATCACCACCAATGTGGCAAGTCCACCACATCAACcaattcaaaaaatttatatGCCAAATGACTATCAAAACAATCATCTTATTTTGGAGaagttaaatttaaaattaggcataatttcagaaacctcccctgaggtttctgacagtctcacTCTCCTCCCCTGtgatttcaaaaatatcacaaacctcccctgaggtttagGATTTTGTAACAAAATCAGCCCATGATGTCAAAAGtgaacataaaaaagtgttttCAGGAAAGAGAGGGAATTTTGTTTCCTTAAATGCCCCTGAGGTAAGTGTACAAGTTATATTAGTGAAATaatgaaaactaataaaaaccaaaaataaattagaaaaaaagggataatttcaaataCAATATGTTATTCATCAATAATATTTATATCAAAAGCTTTTACTAGATGGTTATTTGTTCCAATTGCATATTAAATCAACCATTAGTACTTATGAGAGTGCATTAAATATTTAGTAGAGAGGTAGTTTACTTCAATAAGTAGCATCATATAAATACTTAGTGAATGTACAATCTGGTTGAAATAATGTACACCGTATTATCGACCAAGTACGATGCATAGAAATTGTTGAACATGCAGTTAT
Protein-coding regions in this window:
- the LOC113714579 gene encoding biotin--protein ligase 2 isoform X1, which codes for MLFSNCSSFRFFCSHCPSSMLHSLPKHIIKRRMLSLSSANMEAESASVLVLCGKSNAENEFALSLKSNNVLRFLDSNPVSICLHSEIRNLHCDSEGFQVDHYMDVLSTSQFGRFLMYSPRLGSTHDVVSHNFGELPIGAVCVADVQTKGRGRSKNVWESPKGCLLFSFTIQMEDGRVVPLVQYVVSLAVTEAVKDICQKKGIQHLDVKIKWPNDLYLDGLKVGGILCTSTYKSNKFNVSAGIGLNVSNEKPTTCLNATLQKWTPVAHELQREDIMAAFFNKFEDLYTVFMGQGFQSLEPLYYKTWLHSGQRVIVQDKNDNQDQVVENVVTIQGLTSSGYLLAISEDGQTCELHPDGNSLDFFKGLIRRKLA
- the LOC113714579 gene encoding biotin--protein ligase 2 isoform X3, whose translation is MEAESASVLVLCGKSNAENEFALSLKSNNVLRFLDSNPVSICLHSEIRNLHCDSEGFQVDHYMDVLSTSQFGRFLMYSPRLGSTHDVVSHNFGELPIGAVCVADVQTKGRGRSKNVWESPKGCLLFSFTIQMEDGRVVPLVQYVVSLAVTEAVKDICQKKGIQHLDVKIKWPNDLYLDGLKVGGILCTSTYKSNKFNVSAGIGLNVSNEKPTTCLNATLQKWTPVAHELQREDIMAAFFNKFEDLYTVFMGQGFQSLEPLYYKTWLHSGQRVIVQDKNDNQDQVVENVVTIQGLTSSGYLLAISEDGQTCELHPDGNSLDFFKGLIRRKLA
- the LOC113714579 gene encoding biotin--protein ligase 2 isoform X2, with the translated sequence MLFSNCSSFRFFCSHCPSSMLHSLPKHIIKRRMLSLSSANMEAESASVLVLCGKSNAENEFALSLKSNNVLRFLDSNPVSICLHSEIRNLHCDSEGFQVDHYMDVLSTSQFGRFLMYSPRLGSTHDVVSHNFGELPIGAVCVADVQTKGRGRSKNVWESPKGCLLFSFTIQMEDGRVVPLVQYVVSLAVTEAVKDICQKKGIQHLDVKIKWPNDLYLDGLKVGGILCTSTYKSNKFNVSAGIGLNVSNEKPTTCLNATLQKWTPVAHELQREDIMAAFFNKFEDLYTVFMGQGFQSLEPLYYKTWLHSGQRVIVQDKNDNQDQVVENVVTIQGLTSSGYLLAISEDGQTCELHPDGNRWLC